From Paraburkholderia sprentiae WSM5005:
TGCAGCGGATAACCGCTGGCGTTACGCAACCCGATTAGGCCGTTCATGGAAAAGACAGCAATTTATCTGAGTGTGAACGGCGCGCGCCATGAAGTGCATTGCGAGCCTCGCAAGCTATTGTCCGATGTGCTGCGCGAAGATTGCCGGCTGACGGGCACGCATGTCGGATGCGAGCACGGTGTGTGCGGCGCATGCACCGTGTTGATCGATGGCCGCCCGGCACGCTCATGTCTGGCTTACGCCGTGCAAATGGATGAAGCGCAGATCACGACCATCGAGTCGGTCGCGCAAGACGGTCGTCTGTCGCCGCTCCAGCAGGCGCTGCATGAGTGCCACGGTCTGCAGTGCGGCTTCTGCACGCCCGGCATCGTCATGACATTTGAAGCGTACCTGCGCGAGAACCCGTGGCCATCCGAGGCCCAGGTGCGCGAGGTGCTGTCGGGCAATCTGTGCCGCTGTACCGGATATCAGAACATCGTGCGGGCGATCCTGCTCGCGGCCGAGCGGATGCGCGTGGAGACGGTCGATGTCTGAGCAGACGTTTCGTTACCTCAACAAAGCGACGCCTCGCACTGAAGACTATCGGCTGCTGACAGGCTATGGACGGTATCTCGACGACATCGAGATACCCGGTGCCCTTCACGTGTGCTTTGTTCGCTCGCCGCACGCGCATGCGCGGATCGTCTCCATCGATATTCACGGCGCCGCCGCGATGCCCGGCGTCGTGTCCGTCATCACGGGCGTGGAGCTCGCGCAGTGGACGACGCCGTTCCGTGTCGCACCACCCGTCGAAGGACTGAAGCCCGTCGAATTTGCGACGATGCCAGTGGACACAGTGCGTTTTCAGGGCGATCTGGTGGCTTGCGTCGTCGCGACGGATCGATACCTCGCTGAAGACGCCGCCGAGCAGGTGCTCGTCGAGTTCGAACCGCTGCCCGTGG
This genomic window contains:
- a CDS encoding (2Fe-2S)-binding protein; translated protein: MEKTAIYLSVNGARHEVHCEPRKLLSDVLREDCRLTGTHVGCEHGVCGACTVLIDGRPARSCLAYAVQMDEAQITTIESVAQDGRLSPLQQALHECHGLQCGFCTPGIVMTFEAYLRENPWPSEAQVREVLSGNLCRCTGYQNIVRAILLAAERMRVETVDV